AGTTTGGTTGTTGAAGATTTACTTTCTTACAGGAAATACAACACCGTAATTCATGAGGAGGCCGTACctcagtctgtgtttttattacactGACAGAGATAAAGATATCACCAAGtcaaaattaataaatgtcacGCTCAGGTCTGATCACCTCCTGCTGTTAATGTTTGTGGTGCTTtcaaaacacactgtaaaaatttaaatgtgatgatCTGTTAAACTGCCTGCCTGTAATACGCTGTGCAATCATATCGACTTTGAAATAAAGTTGTCAATAAAAGAAGGAGACATAAAGCAAGTTGCAGTGTGCCATTCACTGTCGTCCACCGTCACCTGACACAGGAGAAAGAGCGAGCCAAACGAGGAGCTTTGTTGTtcgccttttttcttttctttgttcttttggtttctttttctgcaaTCACAGACTCTGCAGGACTGCAGGATGCAGCTGTGAGAGCTGAGTGAGCTTCCTGACTTCAGCTATTTGGGTTTGTCAGAGGACTGTCTACGCCAGGCGTGTGGCGCTCCGTTCTGTGTTGCTTGGTCAGAGTGAAGGCTGTCAATGACAGCTCGCTCTCATGTGGTTACGAGTACGAATATGTCGGCAACTTGTTGACTCATCTGTTTGTTAACAGGTGAAAATGAGGCCGCAGAAATACCACTCCAGGCATTTTAACCCTGAACCGATGCTGCTGCAACATGGAGTAAGTTTGTCCTGTGTTCGCGTGGAGATATTAAATCTGTTCAAATCATTCTAGTCTCAATTTTCCTGTAATCCAGCCACGTTAGCATTCTTGATACTTTCTCTGGGCTCACTAGCTTCAGGAAAGCTCTGAACACGTTCCAGTTTTTTCTAAAGGCCTCATCCCATATTCAGGAATTAAATGATTCAAACTATGAACTACTACTATAAAACTACTATAAACTATTCTACCGGCATGACTAGCACACACCAGTAACCCCTTTATTGCTCTGATCtctaaaaacatgacatgaattTAACGCCGTGGATGTATTAAGAGGAGcgactgtacataaagatgtACGAACCACCCTCCATCCCaaagagtggttttgaagctcagtgcggtGTCTCCGGCTGTCCCCATCGAGCCattactgttactcttctgtctaCCACTtcctgcatttccattacccctggaaatgcacaaaaacaaatatcgccacaaaaaactggtaatggaattttcagacgtatcgatataaaagtttattgtaCAAGTGGAACGGGAACGCCCTTTCTGCAATTCCCCCCGTCACTGGCTCAGCAGATCTGTCCCAGAGCAcgatcagttcccaacagagagactccagaccaactatCTGCCTCAAACACAGTGTAGGTGCAGAAGTTGGTCTAGCTCTGCAACCTAGAAAGGTGAGTGTTGTTTTCTTGATAGCATGCTGTTGTGCCCTTGGGGAGGGCGGGGAAACACTGCCGAGTATGTGTGCAAGTACTTTTTAAGAAATTTTTATTGACGAGAGCAGAGCCATCTTTGAGTCTGGTATCCAGATTTGCTCGATGGTTGGCAAATGGGCAGAGTATAGCTAGCCGTCCTGGCTCAGGTTTTAGTCTATGCTAATGTACTTCACTGATCAGCCTGTTTGGCAGTTTATGACCTACGGACCAGTACGTTTTCATCCGTTATTTTCAAGTGTCTCACATTGCTTCCACTGAAAAGCGTAATTTGTCTCTTAagacaaactttatttaaatgcaggTACTGTCTTCATTGCTCGCCTCATGAcctgcagatgaaaagaaaagcaaagcgGTGAAGCGTGCAGACGCCCCTTCACCTGAAATGGGTTCAGGCTGTTTAATGCTCAGATAAAGAGTATGAGTGACAGACGTTTACctgttgtgaaatgtgttttagcaGTTGTGGGAAAGTGAGCAGTTCACACGCTGTGAGCTATTCAGTCACAGGACGATGCTTGCCACAGCATGACACCGTACGCGAGCAGACTTGTAAATACCGGAAACACGGGCAGATTAGTTCAGATCACATGAGCAGAACCGTTATCCGCAGTGAGTGTTCCACTGCCTCCGTGAAACAGGTGCCGCTCCGTCGGCTGGCCTCCTTCCAGACAATGGGCCTCCTCTCCCGCCCCTCTTCCCACTGCGACGCCACggtgtgtcattgtgttttgtcgTTTCCAGTAAATCTTTAAAGGGGTAAGCAGTCTGGAAGAATGCAGACAACTAATCTTTAAATTTAGTTGGCACAAACTGCATTCTCTGTTCAATATTCTACACCAGACACTGCTCTAAAGTGGAAGTCGGTGTTGACAGAATGGGTggttttacatttcattttgcatgtcAACATAACGTTGAGCGGGTGAACGAAATTAggggtttgtttttctggagGATTTCCCTGATTTTGGGTATTCTTGTGCgagttgttgtggtttttgaGCAACATTTGTATGGTTGCCAAGAGCTCAGTTGAGCAGTGATATGGGCgagtcctactgtgtacaggaggcttagattgacaggtctagtgagGCGCTCCGTGTGAAAgtgtgcactgttgagacaacTCCTTTATCGCTGAAGTGTTGattgaaagataacgtcttctgcctccatttatccctttgctaaaatatgttcgattcatgtttatgtgtatttaaagaaatttaagtttgtgggagaaatttaaaatatatatatttacatatatatagatatctaatcaaccaaatattttgcaacccagtacctgcagtacctccgtggaatGCCTAGGTGGTCCCGGATCCCTGTTGGAGATCTATGATTAATAGCAAATACACAAACGGAAAACATCTTCATCAATGAGATGACATTTGCTGCAAATACTCAACGCCACAGAGAGGCACTGCATGAAGTGAAGAGGTTTCCAGGGGAACCTGCTGGGATGCACTCGCTATTAAAAGTTTTCTGACTTTTGAAGTTGTTGAACCGCTGTCAGaaatgggttgttttgtttgttagttcTAGTTTTCTAGAATTTGTCAATTCAGATAAAATAACGATTAAAATAATGTGACGGCATGCGTTTCTGTTTGCTGCGGTGTTGAGTATTTGCGGTGATGAAGttttgtttatgtctgtgtgcatgtgttttctgaAGGCGCGTGTGTTGAGCTCTCTCGGCTGCACCGTACTTTGAGGCTGGAATCTGTCAGTTGAGTCTGGCAACACTGCCTGAAGCCCTGGTGGGAAACAAACCCCCTCACCTCAAGTTGCTGATAACCCCTAAACAAATTCTGAAGAACATCTGCCAGGGTCTTTATTATGCAACTGTACTCCCAGTTACACTGGATTTGCCTGGAAAAGATTTATTAGAAAGTGTTAATCAGCTCAATATATTGTCCAGTCACCGTGTTCAAGACTCACTCTGGGGCCAGCTACCCACGTCAGGAATCCAGAGTCACTTTATCTAAACTCTCTCTGAAACAAGCTTAGCTCACTGTGTGGAAATTCCAGATTCCAGGACATCTCTCAGGTTGGGCCTGACGGGAAGCTGGGAAATCCCACTCGGCCCCACACTATAAAAGCTGAAGAGGCAGCTCACAGCAGCACACCCATTCACTCCTCTCCTTTCACTTTGAGCGGATTCCTCGGATTCAAGCTCTCACTCTCGCTCTCTCCGCAGAAGGATTTCTGGACTTGTTTGTCTGTCGGCTGAAGAATGGCTTTGTCACAGAGGAACTGCGCTTTTCTGCTGGTTTTTGTGGCTGCGGTTTGGATGGAGTGCTCTCAGGGTAAGTGACCGTTTTgtttctggaggatgtgttacGCTGCAAAAACCTGCAAAAGTCATGCAGTTATAGCCCGTAACTGCAGTTTAATGGACGTTTACCCTACTGTGTCAGGGCTGTTTTCTGTTCGCTGATCTTGCACGTCTGACCTCTGTCTCTAAACTTTCCCCTGCAGCGCAACACTTCTTCGGACGCTGCTCGTGTCCCAACACGGTCAAGTTTGTCAAGGGCAACATATCAGATTTCGAAGTCCTTGAAAGACGTCCTGGGTGTGATCTTACTGAAGTCATGTAAGTTTAGAGGAATGTTTTGACATATCTGAaccctttttccccccccttACATCTATGAGCTCAccgttcatgttttttttttttcttctcagattAACCCAGAGCAATGCAAACAACTCCACTGAAAGaatctgcatgaacactgagggGAAGATGGCCAAGGCTTTTCTGAGGTGCTGGGAAAGGTAATGCAAATGATCCAAACAACACAAGCCTCACAACATCTCCCACATCCAGACAAACATTTTTAGCAATCAGCTCGTGCTGCAACGGCGGCTCGCCTCTGCTGATTTTCTGATGCTGAACCCAAAAATATGAAATGCTATTTCTTAAAAGCTGCACACAAATGAGAGAATCTGAGCTGCGCTTGCTGACTGAGCGGCAGATTAAATGTTTGACTTGAACCCGAGTTGAATAATCAGGATGGATTTGTTTGAGTGTCTGAGCCAAAATTACCAAAAGAAACCCAAGACAAGAGTGATCTTTCTCCAGATCCGAGAGGTTTTATTGCAGATCTCAGCTCTCCAAATCTCATGACACATTAACACGTGACTCCTTCCAGATGTTTTGCATTAGTCGTCGGGGCTAAATCCAGTTTTTCTCCCTCGCTCTTCCTAGGATAAACAAAGACGAGAGCCGCAAGATGGAGTGTATCGAAAGAAAGAAGAGGGCAGAGGACAAAGCCTCAAAGGACTGAAGCCCACCAGCGCGAGGAACGCAGAGGAGAGAGCTTTTTGCGGAAACTCCTGCACAGGGACTGCAGAGGACTGAGAAATGAGACTGAGAGCTGAAGAATGCCGGGGGTGGggtaggggtggggggggggggggggatttggATGAGGGGGGGTTGGTGATTACAAGCCAGGAAAgcaggaaaagacagaaaggagagaagCTGGAGTAAAGGGACTAACATATGTAAAGTAACTAAAGCAGCCAGTCTGTGTAAGAACACCACTGATGAAATGCACCCATGCccacatttatatatttttgcttgtcagtattatttatgttgacttatttatttaaaagtttttattgttcaaatgtttttatatcgacagacaaataaaaccgATTTTGATACAACTCTTCTGTTgcttcagttttcttcttcaacTTCTGACTGAAACTACGGCAACAAAACCAAATATTCAAATCCCTTTGTGGCGAAGAAATCGCCAGGTCCGTGCGAaccatgtgtttgcatttattcGCCCTCTCAAATAAAACCGGTTACTCACCACTTTCTCTTTCTACAACCGGGCAGTCACACGCGACTTCGTCGCACGGAGCGGCAAATTAATTGGCGTCGCAGAAAAATGCCGCGCTCCTCAGGGAGAAGGGGGCTCAGCAAGACAACAATTAAGTGATTCCTGCGAGGATATCTGACCACAGCtgtttgcagcagctgcagatgcCTGATTCCTGAATCATCTGTGACCTAAGTGAAAAGTGATCACTTATGAGCGACAAGGAAACACTCTTAAAGTCTAAGAGTCACATTTGCACAGAAGTAAACAGATCTCAAAGAGAGACGGAGCCGGGTCAGATGTGAGCACATGATAAAAATTAAAGACGTTTTTATCAGGTTCTCGCGTGGCTGCTGGAGTCTCAAACCTCTCCAACATCGTTAAACAATTTTTATGAGTTTGGCCTAATTTGCTCCACGGGGTCTGAAACTGAAGTTTTTAAAGAGGTCCGATAAGAGACTAATAGATCGCCTGCCCATGGCATCCATTTCCTGTGTCGACACACGTTGcgaaataaatatctgtatctGTGTTTTGATCGAGTGCGTGGGAGGACTTTGGAATTTAATTGAACACAACAAACTGAACTGGAGCTCAGACTGTTCAGACAGACCAACACTTGAAAACAAGTTCACGTGGGGACATTTGCAACATTAATGGAAACGCCACCGAGCAGTCAGATGGCAGATGTGTTTATCATTTCTGTTACTTCaccttaaaacaaataaagtcgAGTCGCACACTCGCAGCTCTGATGTTAATGAAAAAGTTAAAGTTTGACTCGGAGGTCTTCTCCGGGGCATCAGGAGACCTCCAGGTCCCGGCGTCGCTCACGCCTGCaactttttcattaaaacactTCTGACTTTCGACTTTTGACTACGAGGGCGCGACTCCACTTTCATTGTTTTACCATTTTGTTCCGGTTGTCAGCACCTCACCAACGCTGGTGTGCGCGCttctctgttgttgctgtttttctgctgctttacCCTGGCAGATTATCTGCCTCCGTTGTGCGTTCAGTCGCTCATCAGTCACGGAGCTGTCCAGCGGGTGTTCCTGGGGGTGCGATCAGAGGATGCACCACAAATTCTGTTTTACTGCATTCAAGCGCAGAGTTCGCCTCAGCTGTCCTGTGAATCTGCATGTAGTCCACTCAAATAAATCAGTGAATCCGCGGAGAACCGTCGGCCTGAAAATGCGGAGCCGTTTCACCCGGACTCACTCTCCACGTTAACCCCTGAAGCCTGacttaatgcagtgattgactgcaaaatgccaaaacatttccacatgttgtttttgttgtgtggtaTCATGACACAATTTGTGGTCATTTACTGACTGcaagtaaatttttttttggaacaaaaaataaaattcctcCAGTAACACATTCATTCCCAAAAGAAAAACTGCCCCTACTAAACtccaaaaaaagccaaaaaaaaacaaaaatcaaacaaacaaaaaaacacataatgcaGATAGCATCACAAAATGCAATACATATAATGAGCTAGTTACtgtatgtattatatttaatgcccaactttttttttaaactttttatttaaagattttacATAACTTTATACAGAACATTTCCTCACATATTACTTTATATATTAAATGACAGACAGGCCTATAGCAGTATAGGTTACCAAAATaagagagagaataaataaataaaaagtgaataaataaattaacaagcAAGTAATtgaataaatagaaacagataataaaacccacacacacccatgcataCAGATATCTTCATATACATATacccacatacatacatatgaaTTAAGGCCTAAAGATTAAGTGTAACAATAGAATAGGTAAATATAAAGCAAATTAGAAATAGATATGTAAAAGGAAaggttcacatttatttataagtaTTGACCACAATAGGTAAAGGGGGAACTATATGTAGACAGTGGCTGAGCAATATTTTGCAAAGAGGAATTCAGATAGATGTCTCTTCCCAACAGCacaccatcacatcatcacatccaCCAAACACCCAGGTACCTTGAGATACAAATCCATCTTTGCACAGAAATGCCCATGGTCAGCTGCAAACTTAATTCCACCATCTATCCATTTTCAGTCTCAGTGGTTTTACATCTCTCCAGTTGAATACACAACTTTTTGACTCAATCTCAGTATAACTGTTATACTAAGactgtgccaaaaaaaaagttgtgtatactttatacattatattatactATAACATAACGTATAaagtatgtaataataatagaagtaaatattcatattaaaattCCTACCGagttataaaataaatgctattcTTAATGCAACCTTTACAAAATGAGTAGCTTCCAAGTAAACCGATGAAAGCAAAGGCTTGCTACTGACTGCATGTGTACATCTACTAGACTGGTCACAAATTGTATACAACAGATATTTCAGGGAAGTATTGATTACGTGGGTATTGGAGAGGTCAAGTATCaaatataatacatttataaggatacagcagctttttgaagcTTTAGCTGCTGCAATGTTGCTCTTCATCACAGGTAGGTAGATGGTCAGGTTCTCCAGTAAACCATTTATCTACACCTAACATCTACACCTCCCTGTGAAACTCAACGAGTCAGGAATGTCTGGGGCGACTCTGAGGAGCCACTTTGTGCTTCAATCATTCCGTCCAGTCTCTGAACTGATAAATggtctccatctgtctccagCTCATAAAAAGTGAAACGTGGCAGATTGATTTTTATGACgtaaagaacaaaacaactgcaacattttgtcattttctttaacaAGGCTGCACATTTATTCCCCTCTGCCTGTCACAAAAAAACTAGACCAAACCATAACTAACTTGGTGATGCTGAGTACGTCTTTGACAGCCTCCTCCAGGGTGATTACCTGACCTGATGCATCTTGATTTTGTGCCCATTACCTTTTGCTGTGTAGATAAAGTTTACTAGAGAACATCAGAGCTCCACTCCAGGGAAATCAGAGGTGGCCTGGTCTGCGTCAGAGCCAGGGAGTGCGGGAGAGAATAGATCCTCTGTgagctctcttcttctctgggtCCTGAGGCTGTTATTCATTCACGCGCTGTCTAACGCGTGTAAAAATACggtatagaaaaataaaaatacaagctAAATGGTTCAAAGAGCAGCACCACTGCATGCCTGTCCTTGGAAAGTTTTACTTGTGAATGGATCTTAGTTGAAAGGGtgttattatgtttatttgtaacttcatatttttattctgaGATTTTCTTAGCTTGGCGCCGTTTGCGGTTATGCAGCCGCCCAGTTCATATCCCCAGTCCCTGAAGGCATACTTTCATCTGATTGGCCAAGGTCCAGAAGTTCCACTACCTGTGAATAAAGATGAAGGaaaggttttgaagctcagtgtggtgtcttcAGCCGTCTCCATCTTGGTAGTACCTGACTCCCCCTAACTCCAAGCTAATTCAAATAAATGGCCTACATTAGGCCCTGTTTAGACCTGTTATTAAGATCCCATCTAGGGATCACAAGTGACCCGTTTTAGATACATGTCTTCACACTCTCCGAATGCTTCTCCTGCCACCTCTTCTTgaatctctcctctcctcctcttactTGATCCCAATTTTTActctctgtatgcaaataagtACTGAAATCATTCGGGAATGTGGTAAAATACTGTAATACTGCTGCTATTTTGGTACCAAGAACAgcactgttttgtgtgtgtgcgtcatgaccaAAAACTCTAGATTCTCATGTGGGAAGGAAATGCAGAAACATTGGACTCAGACCGACTCCAAATATGGTCCGAGATCGGATCTCCCAAATGTGATCTCAATGCGTCCTGCACGTGTTGACGTCTGCACTTCAAGCCAGTCACTTGTGATCACATTACCCTGGACGGATgctaatgcaaagtctgaacgGGGTCTTTGTGCAGCTGAGGCGGACTGTAAGCCTTGATACACTGGTGAGCCAAGATAGGCTTCAGCCCTACCCCACCCTTGTACGTGACTGTCCAAGAAGGTACAGAtaatgaacaaataataatgaattattcaAACAGGTGAGTTCCATAAAAATTctccctgtacagttgtcataaatTATATATAGAGgccaaaactgtttttctttttctttttttctttttgtgccaAGCTATAAACATGTCTGAGGATTTACTCAGTgatggagcctctagtggacactAGAGCTATTGCGGCACCCACTGTGATTCACCAGTGAACTGCCCTGCCTTATCTTTGTGGTTGTGCTTTGTCTGGAGATGATAAgtgataaaaacatgttgatgtctggttgttgtgaaatttgtgaaatatatatgtaaGTGTACAGGTCAGACTGAAGTCAGAGCTTTAGGCTTACAGAGATTACTTTGACCGTCACTTACCTCATTATTTGAAGCTTTGGCCGCGTCAATATGAACACAAATTTAACTTTATGTGCCAGAAAATAAGCATAATATTAGAGAATGGCCATCCATCTCTGGCAGACATATGCCAAACTGAGGAGTGTGGGGGGACTTGGCAGTTCACTCAAGATCATGCAGTTACCACCTGGCACCATTTGGAGGCACCAAAGTGTTGTGTcacacagctttaaatgtgaaaGTTACAaggtttaacacacacacacacacacacacacacacacacacactgttgtttgGAGTGACCTAAAGAAGTCAGTGGCCCAGGCTATCACAGATGTTTTACTCCTTCACAGCAAGAGTCAGTAATAATCAATGCATCCAGTgactcatttttcatttttttttaaaggtacaTCTAGGCctataaaacaaaaccacataGATTTCCATCCAGGTTCTGCTCCAATTGGGTGGATGCAACCTTTAGCAAATTAAAAACGCAGCTGCATTTCACATTATGGTTAAATCATACAAAGATGTGCATCCAAGAAGACAATGCAATGGATCAATGCAAATGCAGGAAACAAAAGTTCAGACTGGAGTCAAGCAAATCTGTTTTGCTTCAGGCTCTGAGAAACTCTGATGGGCATTTCACAACTTCTTTAAGAGAGTTTCACAAACCGGTCAGCGCCCTCTGACCTAAAACTACGAATCGTTTGAAACCATCAAGCTTGACAATTCAAACTGAGGAGTACATTTTTGCATGCCGACCGCCACGGCAGCAGTAGCTCTTTACTTTGTAACAACAGTGCACACAAAGCGAAAAACTGTGGATTCACGCCTTTTCTGTCATCTACAGGGATAGTCGCTGCTATGTGCTGCCAACTGTTTTCACCCTGACAAACAAAATGCCTCAAatcttttagtctttttttttttttagtaacaaTGAGGGGGACGTGTTAAAAaccttaaataataaatcacagaaGGAAAACCAGCCATAAGACAGAACCTACGACAATAATGCTCGATGTGCTGCATGTGCTGAAAGAAAGTGTTGGAAAGCGCCGCTGCCATGCTAGCCATTAGTATCCACTCAAgagagtctttgttgagttcttgtCTGAAACACCACAAACGAGGACACGGCGACAAATCCGACCAACGATTAGACTAAAGTCAGTGGAACAATCCAAATAATGGGCTCCCATAGACTAGAGGAGAATCACCTCTGACCTATGCTGCTGACCTGTCGCTTTGAGGTGTTAAAGCCGGCGACATTGTCCACGGAGGTGCTTCTTCATAGTGGTGACtcaatttgtttttacaaagcaTCCATTTTTTTACAATCAGGTTCAGCCCAGCTCTGACATTTTCAGCATGCTAGACAGCTGTAATCGCTAGGGATGACCATAGACATTGTCAAGTGCTGACGCATTCCACACAATTTAATCCACGCTGTTGCAGCCCAAGCGCAGCGTTAACCTCTGGTCAGGTAGGCGGCGGCAGGTGTAGCTCCGCTCTATTTTCACTTCGCATCGTCACGCTTCTTCATATTGTGCTTAAACAGGCACTACGGTGTACTCTGTGTacacaaacatatatttatttcatcccTTCTCTGTGGCTCTTCTCGAGgcgtctgctttttttttttgaaacatttgaggccctttttgttttttttttcttcttccccaaACTGGGGCTCTAAAGATAGAGGATGTCACATCCTGTGAAGTCTATAAAAAGAGGGATTTGAGTTTATATTTATAAGTTAAAACCGCCTTGACTTGGGTTTCTGTGCTgtatctctctctccccccgGCGAGCGCATATATGAATTTGATCGCGCTATCATGTATATCTGGCTCTCGTGATGGTGGGAACACTTTCCCGTCCGCCTGACTGCTGAGCCTCATTGAAACACACCTCCTACATGTAGCCCTGTAATTGCCATGTGAGCTGTGTTCTGTCTCCACAGTAAAAGCTAAATCACACTACAAACAACAAAGTGATGAAGCGAGTGCtaaaaaaatcatctttgcTCCCGGCAAAGTCGAGCCTTGTGCGCCTCTGAATCAAATTGCTCCCGAAGACACTGATCCTTCGCATGTTGCGGGCCTACTGATCAAGTCTGTCTCGCTGCTGTTCACTCCCTCCAGGTTTTTCAAGCTACTCTCCGAG
The nucleotide sequence above comes from Mugil cephalus isolate CIBA_MC_2020 chromosome 2, CIBA_Mcephalus_1.1, whole genome shotgun sequence. Encoded proteins:
- the cxcl18b gene encoding chemokine (C-X-C motif) ligand 18b — protein: MALSQRNCAFLLVFVAAVWMECSQAQHFFGRCSCPNTVKFVKGNISDFEVLERRPGCDLTEVILTQSNANNSTERICMNTEGKMAKAFLRCWERINKDESRKMECIERKKRAEDKASKD